A part of Pectobacterium cacticida genomic DNA contains:
- the sufS gene encoding cysteine desulfurase SufS yields the protein MNYPIERVRADFPILASEVNGLPLAYLDSAASAQKPHSVIDREAEFYRHEYAAVHRGIHTLSAQATSTMEAVREQVATFINAASAEEIVFVRGTTEAINLVANSYGRTFIQPGDNLIITEMEHHANIVPWQMLAQARGIDIRVLPLTENGTLDVEQLPALLDERTRLLAVTQISNVLGTLNPVKALVAQAKAAGAVVLVDGAQSIMHQPVDVQDLDCDFFVFSGHKIYGPSGIGVLYGKRDLLQAMPPWEGGGAMIQQVSLRTGTTYADAPWRFEAGSPNTGGIIGLGAALDYVTMLGREAVQRYESALMQYALEALTQVPDLTLYGPAERYGVIAFNLGQHHAYDVGSFLDRYGIAIRTGHHCAMPLMEHYGVPSMCRASLAAYTTREEIDRLVAGLQRIHRLLGS from the coding sequence ATGAATTATCCTATTGAGCGGGTTCGTGCCGATTTTCCGATACTCGCGAGTGAGGTTAACGGCCTACCATTAGCCTATCTGGACAGTGCCGCGAGTGCGCAAAAACCGCATTCGGTGATCGATCGTGAAGCTGAGTTTTATCGCCACGAATATGCTGCCGTGCATCGTGGTATTCATACCTTAAGCGCGCAGGCGACCAGTACAATGGAAGCCGTGCGCGAGCAGGTAGCTACATTTATCAACGCCGCTTCAGCGGAAGAGATCGTTTTTGTCCGCGGGACGACGGAAGCCATTAATCTGGTGGCTAACAGTTATGGCCGTACCTTCATTCAGCCGGGCGATAACCTGATTATCACCGAGATGGAGCACCACGCTAATATCGTTCCCTGGCAGATGCTGGCGCAAGCGCGCGGCATTGACATCCGCGTATTACCGTTAACCGAAAACGGCACGCTGGATGTGGAACAACTCCCCGCGCTGTTGGATGAACGCACTCGCCTGCTGGCGGTAACGCAGATTTCTAACGTGCTGGGGACGTTGAATCCGGTAAAAGCGCTGGTTGCGCAGGCAAAAGCCGCGGGTGCGGTTGTTCTTGTCGATGGCGCTCAGTCGATTATGCATCAGCCTGTTGATGTACAGGATCTGGATTGTGATTTTTTCGTCTTCTCAGGACATAAAATCTATGGGCCTTCGGGTATTGGCGTGCTGTATGGCAAGCGTGATTTGCTACAGGCGATGCCGCCGTGGGAAGGCGGCGGGGCGATGATCCAACAGGTTAGTCTGCGCACGGGAACAACCTATGCGGACGCGCCGTGGCGTTTTGAGGCAGGTTCACCTAACACCGGTGGGATTATTGGCCTGGGCGCGGCATTGGATTACGTGACGATGTTGGGACGGGAAGCGGTTCAGCGCTATGAGTCCGCGCTAATGCAGTATGCCCTGGAAGCGCTTACGCAGGTGCCCGACCTGACGCTATACGGCCCGGCTGAGCGTTACGGCGTTATCGCCTTTAATCTTGGGCAGCACCACGCCTATGATGTGGGGAGTTTCCTCGATCGATATGGAATTGCGATTCGCACCGGCCACCATTGCGCGATGCCGTTGATGGAACACTATGGGGTTCCTAGTATGTGTCGCGCTTCGCTGGCCGCGTATACTACACGCGAAGAAATAGACCGGCTGGTTGCCGGGTTGCAACGTATCCATCGATTACTGGGCAGTTAA
- the sufD gene encoding Fe-S cluster assembly protein SufD, translating to MAGLPTSNNVTRDEVAGKTGIAQKQERALQQWQSLFDGDSRRSEAARQHWQEVVRLGLPHRKHEHWKYTPLDGFLSNTFVAPQKRHLDRAAVDALALAVDCWRLVFVDGVFNAELSDNAWGPYQVDIQASRAQGGLPAPIQSEVFLHLTESLANESTIIRLPAGQQAEKPLYLLHISSSQAAALNTVHHRHHVNIERGASADIIEHYVSLDEDAHFTGARLTVNAAENSHVNHYKLAFETAASYHFAHNDLVLARDARVRSHSFLLGAGLTRHHTSAQLNGEGTNLVMNSLVLPVGSEVCDTRTYLEHNQGYGESRQLHKVIVNDRARAVFNGMIKVAPHALKTDGQMTNNNLLLGRLAEVDTKPQLEIYADDVKCSHGATIGRIDEEQLFYLRSRGITEQDAQQMIIFAFAAEVTEAIENEALQGVVLQRIAQRLPNTLANAGKAV from the coding sequence ATGGCTGGCTTACCGACGAGCAATAATGTGACGCGTGATGAGGTAGCCGGGAAAACGGGTATCGCACAGAAGCAGGAACGAGCGCTACAACAGTGGCAGAGTCTGTTTGACGGCGATTCGCGCCGTTCTGAAGCGGCGCGACAACATTGGCAGGAGGTTGTGCGCCTGGGGTTGCCGCACCGTAAACATGAACACTGGAAATACACCCCGCTGGATGGTTTTCTGAGCAACACGTTTGTGGCGCCGCAGAAACGGCATCTTGATCGCGCTGCGGTAGATGCGCTGGCGCTCGCGGTGGACTGCTGGCGTTTGGTGTTTGTCGATGGCGTGTTCAACGCGGAATTGAGCGATAACGCGTGGGGGCCTTATCAGGTAGATATACAGGCATCACGGGCGCAAGGGGGGTTACCTGCGCCGATCCAGTCAGAAGTCTTCCTGCATCTGACCGAAAGTCTGGCAAACGAAAGCACGATTATCCGTCTGCCTGCCGGGCAACAGGCGGAAAAACCGCTTTATCTGCTGCACATTAGCAGCAGCCAGGCGGCAGCGTTGAATACCGTTCACCACCGCCATCATGTGAACATTGAACGCGGCGCGAGCGCGGACATTATTGAGCACTACGTTAGTCTGGACGAGGATGCTCATTTTACTGGCGCTCGCTTAACGGTGAATGCAGCAGAAAATAGTCATGTAAACCACTATAAACTAGCGTTTGAAACGGCGGCGAGCTACCACTTCGCGCATAACGATCTGGTGCTGGCGCGTGATGCCAGAGTACGCAGCCACAGTTTCCTGCTCGGCGCGGGGTTGACGCGTCACCATACCAGCGCCCAGTTAAACGGCGAAGGCACTAATCTGGTCATGAATAGCCTGGTTCTGCCGGTTGGTAGCGAAGTGTGCGATACGCGCACGTATCTGGAACACAATCAAGGATACGGCGAAAGCCGCCAGTTGCATAAAGTCATCGTTAACGATCGCGCCAGGGCGGTATTTAACGGCATGATCAAAGTTGCGCCGCATGCCCTGAAAACTGATGGTCAGATGACGAACAACAACCTGCTACTGGGGCGACTGGCTGAGGTGGACACTAAACCTCAGTTGGAAATCTATGCTGATGACGTGAAATGCAGCCACGGTGCCACTATCGGCCGTATCGATGAAGAGCAGCTATTCTATTTGCGTTCACGCGGGATCACCGAGCAGGATGCGCAACAGATGATCATCTTCGCTTTTGCGGCGGAAGTAACAGAAGCAATTGAAAATGAGGCTCTGCAAGGTGTGGTACTGCAACGCATCGCGCAGCGTTTGCCTAATACGCTGGCAAATGCCGGCAAGGCGGTGTAA
- the sufE gene encoding cysteine desulfuration protein SufE → MASLPEPQKLARNFARCSGWEEKYLYIIELGERLDPFPDEWRNPDNIISGCQSQVWIVVRPDEQGIITLHGDSDAAIVKGLIAVVFSLYQGLTAQEIVTLEVRPFFESLALTQHLTPSRSQGLEAMLRAIHAQAAALL, encoded by the coding sequence ATGGCGAGTCTGCCAGAACCGCAGAAACTGGCGCGTAATTTTGCGCGCTGTAGTGGCTGGGAAGAAAAATATCTTTATATCATTGAGTTGGGGGAGCGTCTTGACCCTTTCCCCGATGAGTGGCGCAACCCGGACAATATCATCTCCGGGTGCCAAAGTCAGGTTTGGATCGTGGTACGCCCCGATGAGCAGGGTATTATCACGCTGCACGGCGATAGTGATGCCGCTATTGTGAAGGGGTTGATTGCCGTGGTTTTTAGCCTATATCAGGGGCTGACTGCGCAGGAGATTGTAACGCTGGAGGTGCGGCCGTTCTTTGAATCACTCGCATTGACTCAGCATTTGACGCCCTCTCGCTCTCAAGGGCTTGAGGCGATGCTGCGTGCGATTCATGCACAAGCCGCCGCACTGCTTTAA